From the Lepisosteus oculatus isolate fLepOcu1 chromosome 1, fLepOcu1.hap2, whole genome shotgun sequence genome, one window contains:
- the adra2c gene encoding alpha-2C adrenergic receptor: MDLFNSSGINVSHVVSTNFSSMESQYSLAAVAGLAALVSFLIVFTIVGNVLVVIAILTSRALRAPQNLFLVSLASADILVATLVMPFSLANELMGYWFFGRAWCDVYLALDVLFCTSSIVHLCAISLDRYWSVTQAVEYNLKRTPKRVKCIIVVVWLISAVISFPPLISMDRNTEKDNHPQCVLNDETWYILSSCIGSFFAPCIIMILVYIRIYQVAKTRTRNMSEKKHGTDGSSQTENGLSRGTSLKANGEKENGHCPAMPNEQKTREEDDIDLEESSTSDGKGRKGPDSVSKKERRSSRKNSSLSKHSSRMSRSSNKSIELFSSRRKRRSTASRKKISQAREKRFTFVLAVVMGVFVVCWFPFFFSYSLYGVCRESCEINETLFKFFFWIGYCNSSLNPVIYTIFNQDFRRAFQKILCKKWKKSF, encoded by the coding sequence ATGGATTTATTCAATTCCAGCGGGATCAACGTGTCTCATGTAGTCTCAACAAATTTCTCATCCATGGAGAGTCAGTATTCCCTGGCAGCTGTGGCGGGTCTTGCAGCGCTTGTAAGCTTTCTCATTGTATTTACTATTGTAGGGAACGTCTTGGTGGTAATTGCTATATTAACAAGCAGAGCACTAAGAGCGCCACAGAACCTTTTCTTGGTGTCTTTAGCCAGTGCAGACATCCTGGTTGCCACCCTTGTCATGCCGTTTTCTCTGGCAAATGAACTTATGGGATACTGGTTTTTCGGGAGAGCTTGGTGCGACGTTTATTTGGCCTTAGATGTCTTGTTTTGCACTTCGTCGATAGTCCACCTGTGCGCTATCAGTTTAGACAGATACTGGTCAGTAACACAAGCCGTAGAATACAACCTCAAAAGGACTCCCAAAAGGGTGAAATGTATTATAGTAGTTGTTTGGCTCATCTCTGCTGTGATATCTTTCCCACCGCTAATTTCTATGGACAGAAATACGGAGAAAGACAATCATCCGCAGTGTGTGCTTAACGATGAGACGTGGTACATTCTCTCCTCTTGCATAGGATCTTTTTTTGCCCCTTGTATTATAATGATATTAGTGTACATTAGAATATATCAAGTGGCCAAAACCCGAACGAGAAATATGTCGGAAAAAAAACACGGGACAGATGGATCTTCTCAAACTGAGAATGGACTAAGCAGAGGCACCTCTTTAAAAGCAAACGGTGAGAAGGAAAACGGGCACTGCCCAGCAATGCCCAATGAACAAAAAACACGGGAAGAAGATGATATAGACCTGGAGGAAAGCAGCACATCAGATGGCAAAGGGAGAAAAGGTCCAGACTCTGTCTCCAAGAAAGAGAGGAGGAGTAGCAGGAAAAACAGTTCGTTGTCCAAACACTCCAGCCGCATGTCGAGATCTAGCAACAAATCTATAGAATTGTTCTCCTCCAGGCGAAAAAGAAGAAGCACAGCATCTagaaagaaaatttcacaagccAGAGAAAAGAGATTCACATTTGTTCTTGCGGTTGTCATGGGTGTTTTTGTGGTCTGTTGGTTCCCATTCTTCTTTAGTTACAGCTTGTATGGGGTTTGCAGGGAGTCCTGTGAGATTAATGAgacattatttaaatttttcttTTGGATTGGGTATTGCAACAGCTCTCTAAACCCTGTAATTTATACTATCTTCAACCAAGATTTTCGAAGAGCTTTCCAAAAGATTCTTTgcaagaaatggaaaaaatcattttaa